One region of Macadamia integrifolia cultivar HAES 741 chromosome 11, SCU_Mint_v3, whole genome shotgun sequence genomic DNA includes:
- the LOC122094069 gene encoding 4-coumarate--CoA ligase 2-like, with product MELKQEEFVYRSKLPDIHIPNHLPLHSYIFQNLSHYSSRPCLINGPTGTVYTYADVELISRKVAAGLHKLGIRQGHVVMNLLPNSPEFVFTFFGASYRGAITTTANPFYTPAEIAKQAKLANARLIVTQACYVDKVREFAQENDVKIVCIDLAPEGCLHFSELSQYDENELPTVEFDADDVVALPFSSGTTGLPKGVMLTHKSLITSVAQQVDGENPNLYFRSEDVLLCVLPLFHIYALNSILLCGLRVGAAILIMPKFEIGALLELMQKYKVTVALMVPPIVLAIAKCTITDSYDLSSVRMVKSGAAPMGKELEDACRAKFPNAKLGQGYGMTEAGPVLSMCLIFAKEPFDIKPGACGTVVRNAELKIIDPETGASLPRKQPGEICIRGAQIMKGYLNDPEATERTIDKEGWLHTGDVGYVDDDDELFIVDRLKEIIKYKGFQVAPAELEAMLIAHPKISDAAVVPMKDEAAGEVPVAFVVKSNGSDVIEDEIKQYISKQVVFYKRINRVFFIDAIPKSPSGKILRKDLRAKLAAGVPN from the exons ATGGAATTGAAGCAAGAAGAGTTCGTTTATCGATCAAAGCTTCCTGATATTCACATCCCCAACCATCTCCCTCTCCATTCTTATATCTTCCAAAACTTATCCCATTACAGCTCTCGCCCCTGTTTGATCAATGGACCAACCGGCACAGTCTACACTTACGCAGATGTGGAACTTATCTCCCGCAAAGTCGCCGCCGGGCTCCACAAACTAGGGATTCGACAAGGTCACGTGGTCATGAATTTGCTACCCAACTCGCCCGAGTTCGTGTTCACATTCTTCGGCGCATCATATCGTGGCGCTATCACGACCACTGCAAATCCCTTCTACACGCCGGCAGAGATAGCGAAGCAAGCAAAACTTGCTAATGCTAGACTCATTGTCACACAAGCTTGTTATGTTGATAAGGTGAGGGAATTCGCCCAAGAGAATGATGTTAAGATAGTTTGTATTGACTTGGCCCCGGAAGGTTGTTTGCATTTCTCCGAGTTGAGTCAATACGATGAGAACGAGTTGCCGACAGTTGAGTTTGACGCTGACGACGTGGTGGCGCTGCCATTCTCATCAGGGACTACTGGTTTACCCAAAGGGGTTATGCTTACTCATAAGAGCTTAATTACCAGTGTGGCTCAGCAAGTGGATggggaaaaccccaatttgtatTTCCGCTCTGAGGATGTGTTGCTCTGTGTGTTGCCTTTGTTCCATATCTATGCACTCAACTCGATATTGCTTTGCGGGTTACGAGTTGGCGCGGCGATTCTGATAATGCCCAAGTTTGAAATCGGTGCACTCTTGGAACTGATGCAGAAATATAAGGTCACCGTCGCTTTGATGGTGCCGCCGATCGTCTTGGCGATCGCCAAGTGCACCATCACTGACAGTTATGATCTTTCGTCTGTCCGAATGGTGAAGTCTGGTGCTGCACCTATGGGGAAGGAACTTGAAGATGCTTGTAGAGCTAAATTTCCAAATGCCAAGCTTGGTCAg GGATATGGGATGACCGAGGCAGGGCCAGTCCTATCAATGTGTCTTATATTCGCGAAAGAACCGTTTGATATAAAACCTGGAGCATGTGGAACTGTCGTTAGGAATGCCGAGTTGAAGATCATCGATCCAGAGACTGGTGCTTCGCTTCCCCGTAAGCAGCCCGGAGAGATTTGCATTAGAGGGGCCCAAATCATGaaag GGTACCTCAATGATCCAGAGGCCACAGAGAGAACCATTGACAAAGAAGGCTGGCTACATACAGGAGATGTTGGCTacgttgatgatgatgatgagctCTTCATTGTGGATAGATTGAAGGAAATAATCAAGTACAAAGGGTTCCAGGTGGCCCCCGCTGAGCTCGAAGCGATGCTCATTGCTCATCCAAAGATCTCAGATGCTGCTGTAGTCCC CATGAAAGATGAAGCCGCCGGTGAGGTCCCAGTTGCTTTTGTCGTGAAATCTAACGGCTCCGATGTCATAGAGGATGAAATCAAGCAATACATCTCAAAACAG GTGGTGTTTTATAAGAGGATCAACCGAGtcttcttcatcgatgcaattCCAAAGTCACCATCTGGCAAGATCCTACGGAAGGATTTAAGAGCAAAGCTGGCAGCCGGTGTTCCTAACTAG